GAGGTCGTCGATTGACTCGATCAGGCCGACATTGACGGCTGTCGGATAGGCATCGTTGGTGGACTGACTGAGATTGACGTGATCGTTTGGATGCAGATGAGTATAATCGCCCTTCTCGTGCCCAAGCAGTTCGAGTGCGCGGTTGGCGATGACCTCATTGGCGTTCATGTTGGTGGAGGTGCCGGCGCCGCCCTGGATTTCATCCACAACGAATTGCTCGTGAAGAGCGCCCGCGCGAATTTCGCGGCAGGCTTCGGCGATCGCTTCCATGCGCTCCTTGTCCAGCAGGCCTAGTTCGTGATTTGCGCGTGCGGCCGCCTCCTTCACATAGGCCAATCCCCTGACGAGATAAGGATTGTGGCCAATGGTTACCCCGGTGATCTTGAAGTTTTCCACGGCACGCGCCGTGTGCACGCCCCAATAGACTTCTGCAGGAATTTCTTTCGGCCCGAGCAAATCATGCTCCTTGCGCGTCACGCTCACAATGTCCTCCACTGGCTTAAGCATTGCAAAATCTGTAAAGCTGTCATACAGATTAATCCACCATATTCCCAGGGAGGGGGAAGGTCAACATCGTCCGTCGCTCTTGACGAAAGCCATGACATGCAATTATGAGGTCAAAAATCTGTCATGCAGCTTTACTGATTGCACGCATTCGCTGGCCGCATTTCCAGCATTGGGGACGACGCCAGTTCCACTTTGATTTCCGGCTTATTGCCGATTACAAGCATTTTATCGGGAGGATAAATCCATGCATTCTGGAAAAACGGCGCCCGCCGAACGTGAGGTCTTCGTTGAAGAGGACCTCGGTTACCATAAAGCCCTGAAGCCGCGCCAGATTCAGATGATCGCCATCGGCGGCGCCATCGGAACGGGCCTTTTTCTGGGCGCGGGTGGACGTCTCGCACAGGCCGGTCCGGCGCTGGTTTTCGTTTATGCGCTCTGCGGCTTCTTCGCGTTTCTGGTGCTGCGTGCGCTTGGCGAGCTTATCATGCACCGCCCGAGCTCCGGTTCCTTTGTTTCATATGCACGCGAGTTCTACGGCGAGAAGATGGCCTTTGCGGCCGGCTGGATGTATTGGCTGAACTGGGCGATGACCTCGGTGGCCGATGTCACCGCCGTCGCGCTCTACATGAATTTCTTCAAGCAATACGTACCGTGGCTTGCGGGCATCGATCAGTGGGTATTCGCGATGACGGCGCTGGTCGTCGTGCTGGCGATGAACATGCTGTCGGTGAAGGTCTTCGGGGAACTGGAGTTCTGGTTTAGCCTGATCAAGGTGCTGGCGCTGGCGATCTTCCTCGTCGTCGGCGTTTATTTCGTCATTTTTGGCACGCCTATCGAAGGCCACGTTACCGGCTTCAGCCTCATTACTGACAATGGCGGCTTCTTCCCGAACGGTATTCTTCCTGCCTTCGTCATCATCCAGGGTGTGGTCTTTGCTTATGCCTCGATCGAGTTGATCGGCACGGCAGCAGGCGAAACCGAGGACCCGCGCAAGGTCATGCCGCGCGCCATCCGCGCCGTCGTCCTGCGTCTCGTCGTGTTTTATGTCGGCTCGGTGCTGTTGTTCACGCTGCTCCTGCCCTACACGGCCTACAAGGCTGGCGAGAGTCCGTTCGTGACCTTCTTCGGCTCCATCGGCGTGCAGGGTGCCGATGTCATCATGAACCTCGTTGTTCTGACTGCGGTTCTCTCCTCGCTCAATGCCGGGCTCTATTCCACCGGTCGCATCCTCCACTCCATGGCGGTTTCCGGCTCGGCCCCGGCAGCGCTGGCGAAGATGAACAAGAATGGCGTGCCTTATGGTGGCATCGCGGTCACGGCCGTCGTTACCGTATTCGGCGTCGCGCTCAACGCCGTTGTTCCCTCTGCCGCGTTTGAAATCGCACTCAACCTGTCAGCGCTCGGCATTATCTGCGCCTGGGCGGTCATCGTGCTTTGCCAGCTGAAGCTCTGGCAACTGTCGCAGCGTGGCGAGCTTGCGCGTCCGGATTTCCGCATGTTCGGCGCGCCCTATACCGGCATCCTCACGCTCATCTTCCTTTTTGGTGTCCTTGTGCTGATGGCGTTTGATTATCCTGTCGGCTCTTGGACCATCGCCTCGCTGATTGTCATCATTCCTGCACTGGTGATCGGCTGGTACCTCCTGCGGGATCGCATCCACCGTCTTGCAGGCGAACAGGCAGGCACAGGAGCGTCGCATTGATGGGGCAGGGATCAATTCCACTGGTGGCGGTGATCGCCACCG
This sequence is a window from Agrobacterium tumefaciens. Protein-coding genes within it:
- a CDS encoding amino acid permease, with protein sequence MHSGKTAPAEREVFVEEDLGYHKALKPRQIQMIAIGGAIGTGLFLGAGGRLAQAGPALVFVYALCGFFAFLVLRALGELIMHRPSSGSFVSYAREFYGEKMAFAAGWMYWLNWAMTSVADVTAVALYMNFFKQYVPWLAGIDQWVFAMTALVVVLAMNMLSVKVFGELEFWFSLIKVLALAIFLVVGVYFVIFGTPIEGHVTGFSLITDNGGFFPNGILPAFVIIQGVVFAYASIELIGTAAGETEDPRKVMPRAIRAVVLRLVVFYVGSVLLFTLLLPYTAYKAGESPFVTFFGSIGVQGADVIMNLVVLTAVLSSLNAGLYSTGRILHSMAVSGSAPAALAKMNKNGVPYGGIAVTAVVTVFGVALNAVVPSAAFEIALNLSALGIICAWAVIVLCQLKLWQLSQRGELARPDFRMFGAPYTGILTLIFLFGVLVLMAFDYPVGSWTIASLIVIIPALVIGWYLLRDRIHRLAGEQAGTGASH